A DNA window from Yoonia vestfoldensis contains the following coding sequences:
- a CDS encoding DUF4297 family anti-phage-associated protein, producing MTDRSAVFTIRGYFYQFDRSVLSILDLAEDQESVSVECIEDIDVHTATDTTAVQCKYYEKTEYNHSVIKPAISYMLSHFKEGLTDGQPSIKYKLSGYFESGQEKLILPLGIEFLKEHFLTKTTKGVTVRQHEELKVSDLELTNFLEALSIELHAARFEDQFESIIGALAKQFDCSLFAAEFFYYNNALRVIKELSIQNDEALRVITRGEFLKRIETSSILFEEWFVAKRGKAKHFQRLRNEFFINGLNVSSAERLFIIHVSKDSYQRGDVKDLLKTISRKYSKLSKREARPFSPYTLLCGIDDKEISALKQELHNEGFRFLDGYDFKDAAFDGNSISRTASFENGPELRIFSCLAEAQQTFQSFQRSREIYEFYGTRPVSGFGDDAIKHTKFQIPDHKEIKNII from the coding sequence TTGACAGATCGTAGTGCGGTTTTCACAATTCGAGGGTACTTTTACCAGTTTGACCGCTCGGTTCTGAGCATTCTGGACCTCGCCGAAGACCAAGAAAGCGTGTCGGTTGAATGCATCGAAGACATCGATGTGCATACCGCGACAGACACCACCGCTGTTCAATGCAAATACTACGAGAAAACAGAATATAATCATTCGGTCATAAAGCCAGCCATAAGCTATATGCTTTCGCACTTCAAAGAGGGCCTCACGGACGGCCAACCATCCATAAAGTATAAGCTCAGCGGTTACTTCGAGTCCGGCCAAGAAAAACTCATCTTGCCACTTGGCATTGAGTTCCTCAAAGAGCACTTCCTGACAAAGACGACAAAGGGAGTTACGGTAAGGCAACACGAGGAACTGAAAGTAAGCGATCTAGAACTCACCAACTTCCTAGAAGCCCTCTCAATCGAACTGCATGCAGCAAGATTTGAAGATCAATTTGAATCCATCATCGGCGCGCTTGCAAAGCAGTTTGACTGTTCACTTTTTGCAGCCGAATTTTTCTACTACAACAACGCTCTTCGAGTTATCAAAGAACTGTCTATCCAGAACGATGAGGCCTTACGGGTCATCACAAGGGGAGAATTTCTAAAGCGCATAGAAACCTCATCAATCCTCTTTGAGGAGTGGTTCGTTGCCAAGAGAGGCAAGGCTAAGCATTTTCAAAGACTCCGAAATGAATTTTTCATTAATGGATTGAACGTCTCATCAGCAGAGAGGCTCTTCATCATCCATGTCAGCAAGGATTCCTATCAAAGGGGAGATGTAAAAGACTTGCTCAAGACAATTTCACGGAAGTACTCTAAACTTTCAAAGCGGGAGGCGAGGCCGTTTTCGCCATATACATTGCTTTGCGGCATAGATGACAAAGAGATTTCGGCCCTTAAACAAGAACTTCACAATGAGGGCTTTCGCTTCCTCGACGGGTATGACTTCAAAGACGCTGCATTTGATGGAAACTCAATTTCCCGCACTGCTTCATTTGAGAATGGTCCTGAACTAAGAATATTTTCCTGCCTAGCTGAAGCACAACAGACTTTTCAATCTTTCCAACGATCTCGCGAAATTTATGAGTTTTACGGAACCAGGCCTGTGTCTGGCTTTGGCGACGATGCGATAAAGCACACTAAGTTTCAAATTCCAGACCATAAAGAAATCAAAAACATAATTTAG
- a CDS encoding DEAD/DEAH box helicase, which translates to MSSAFDQLARPVQKWIRQQGWRELRDIQARAIRTIYESDNDLIVAASTAGGKTEAAFFPLISQVLDEPVEGGGFDVLYIGPLKALITDQAGRLEGICQEAELPVVPWHGDVSQSVKTRAMKKPKGILLITPESLEALFVRRGLEIARLFGATRAVVIDELHTVLDSERGVQLRSLLTRLELAIKRPIRRIGLSATLGDMDLARAYLRPDNVEHVSLIEADGGEAELKLQLRGYLSGGEDDNTPSATDAVTAHLFEHLRGSDNLVFAGARQRVEIYADRLRNLCEQEHLPQEFYPHHASLSRDHRDFVERRLKDSSKPTTAVCTSTLELGIDIGDVTCVAQIGAPFTVAALRQRLGRSGRREGQPAILRQYAVETRLTSDSSFVDRLRLGLVRSIAMIDLLLEGWCEPPKPQALHLSTLVHQILSVIAQRGGAPANILYSVLCREGPFRQVTIVMFTDVLRALGHPETGLIEQTDGGLLLLGQNGERLVEHYSFYVVFKTPEEYRLVSSGRDLGTLPIDNILSPGMMLIFSGRRWLVQEIHDQEKVIMVKPAKAGAPPVFGGDPGDIHDKVIARMFDVLEADTKPLYMDARALEMLEEARLNYAQMGFTNASLVNLGEETSIIATRVGTMKTTTLALALRGFGFSVEQFDGFLQIGAGDETPSITEVLKRIGEGEDVDLFAGAGNLLTEKFHPYLTRELLELDAISSRLEPHYLAKFIMKEAFFDRS; encoded by the coding sequence ATGAGTAGCGCCTTTGACCAACTTGCACGCCCCGTTCAGAAGTGGATCAGACAGCAGGGGTGGCGTGAGTTGCGCGATATTCAGGCGCGGGCTATTCGGACAATTTATGAAAGCGACAACGACCTCATCGTTGCGGCATCGACGGCCGGCGGCAAGACAGAGGCCGCATTTTTCCCGTTGATCTCTCAGGTGCTGGACGAACCAGTGGAGGGCGGCGGATTCGATGTGCTCTACATCGGGCCACTAAAGGCACTCATCACCGATCAGGCGGGGCGACTGGAAGGTATCTGCCAGGAAGCGGAGCTGCCAGTGGTGCCGTGGCACGGCGATGTGTCACAATCAGTCAAAACGCGCGCGATGAAAAAGCCCAAAGGGATACTGTTGATAACGCCAGAGTCGCTTGAGGCATTATTCGTACGTCGAGGTTTGGAAATCGCGCGCCTGTTCGGTGCAACTCGGGCGGTGGTGATCGATGAGTTGCACACTGTGCTCGACAGTGAGCGCGGCGTGCAATTGCGGTCTTTGCTGACGCGTCTTGAGTTGGCAATCAAAAGGCCCATCCGCCGGATTGGACTATCTGCGACGCTTGGCGACATGGATCTCGCCCGCGCTTATCTGCGGCCTGACAATGTGGAACACGTCTCATTGATCGAAGCAGATGGCGGAGAAGCGGAACTGAAACTCCAGCTGCGTGGGTATCTTTCCGGCGGAGAAGACGACAACACCCCATCTGCCACAGATGCTGTCACAGCGCATTTATTCGAGCATCTAAGGGGAAGCGACAATCTTGTTTTTGCAGGTGCCCGACAACGTGTTGAAATTTACGCTGACCGACTGCGCAATCTTTGCGAGCAAGAGCATCTTCCCCAAGAGTTTTACCCGCACCATGCCAGCCTTTCGCGCGACCACCGTGATTTTGTTGAACGCCGCCTGAAAGACAGCAGTAAACCGACCACAGCAGTCTGCACGTCCACACTGGAGCTTGGCATCGACATCGGCGATGTTACCTGTGTTGCCCAAATTGGCGCACCCTTCACCGTCGCAGCCCTGCGGCAGCGATTGGGACGGTCGGGACGCAGGGAGGGCCAGCCAGCCATCCTGCGCCAATACGCTGTAGAAACGAGGCTCACTTCGGATAGCAGTTTTGTGGATCGTTTGAGGCTGGGCTTGGTAAGGTCGATTGCAATGATTGACCTTCTCTTGGAGGGCTGGTGCGAACCACCGAAACCGCAAGCGTTGCATCTGTCGACACTTGTCCATCAAATTCTATCCGTAATCGCACAACGGGGAGGGGCACCCGCAAATATTCTATACAGCGTGCTGTGTCGCGAAGGCCCGTTTCGGCAGGTCACCATAGTAATGTTCACTGATGTGCTACGCGCGCTTGGGCATCCTGAAACGGGCTTGATAGAGCAAACGGACGGCGGGTTGTTACTCTTGGGCCAAAACGGAGAGCGGCTCGTCGAGCATTATAGTTTTTACGTGGTGTTCAAGACGCCCGAAGAATACCGGTTGGTCTCAAGTGGGCGAGACCTTGGAACATTGCCAATCGACAACATCCTCTCACCTGGGATGATGCTCATCTTTTCCGGACGTCGTTGGCTAGTTCAGGAAATTCATGACCAGGAAAAGGTAATTATGGTCAAACCCGCCAAGGCAGGTGCGCCACCTGTGTTCGGTGGCGACCCGGGCGATATCCATGACAAGGTGATCGCACGCATGTTCGATGTGTTGGAGGCCGATACCAAGCCCCTCTACATGGATGCCAGGGCGCTTGAAATGCTTGAGGAGGCGCGGCTGAACTATGCGCAGATGGGATTTACTAACGCGTCACTTGTCAACTTGGGCGAAGAAACCTCAATCATCGCAACCCGCGTAGGTACAATGAAAACGACAACTTTAGCGCTGGCGCTTAGAGGGTTTGGGTTTTCTGTCGAACAATTTGATGGCTTCCTTCAAATAGGAGCGGGGGACGAGACCCCATCAATAACCGAAGTTCTCAAGAGGATTGGGGAAGGTGAAGACGTCGATCTATTTGCAGGGGCCGGAAATCTGCTTACGGAGAAATTTCACCCGTATTTGACTCGCGAATTGTTGGAGTTGGATGCGATTTCATCTAGGCTTGAGCCACATTACCTAGCTAAGTTTATTATGAAAGAAGCTTTCTTTGACAGATCGTAG